From the genome of Niabella agricola, one region includes:
- a CDS encoding glycoside hydrolase family 88/105 protein: MIACIKCLRPRLLYAGLFIAAAAGTVSAQYVPAKGNDATTPLHLLKPDYSTPYGETTPQRVKEVLDKIYQYLEAVTPMQLINKPDGAIVGRLDDADFNSILKPGDFRLISYEWGVTYTGMLEAAAATGDKRYARYAVDRINFIGKVVQHYKALLKQHENGTVPVTSVIRPHALDDAGSMAAAMIKALRAGADEKVTRPMIDHFIDYILHKEFRLPDGTFARNRPLPNTLWLDDLYMSLPALAQMGLLSGQTSYFDEAVKQYRQFAARMFNETKGVYMHGWVQGMEPHPQFHWGRANGWALLTKTELLDALPATHPGRKEILSMFQKHVAGLAALQDKTGFWHQLLDRNDSYLETSATAIYTYCIARGINKGWLDARAYGPAALLAWNAVSTKVTSGGQIAGVCVGTGMGFDPAFYYYRPVNNFAAHGYGPVLLAGAEIFRMLQQHPFEINDSAVQMK; the protein is encoded by the coding sequence ATGATCGCTTGTATAAAGTGTTTAAGACCACGCCTTTTGTATGCCGGGCTGTTTATTGCAGCAGCTGCCGGCACTGTCAGCGCGCAATACGTGCCGGCGAAGGGGAATGATGCAACAACGCCGCTGCATCTGCTAAAACCGGATTACAGTACGCCTTATGGCGAAACCACGCCGCAGCGTGTAAAAGAAGTGCTGGATAAAATATATCAGTATCTCGAAGCTGTAACGCCCATGCAACTGATCAATAAACCGGATGGAGCCATAGTTGGCCGCCTAGATGATGCTGATTTTAACAGCATATTGAAGCCGGGTGATTTCCGGCTCATCAGTTATGAATGGGGCGTTACATATACCGGTATGCTGGAAGCGGCTGCTGCCACCGGTGATAAACGGTATGCCCGATACGCTGTTGACCGGATCAATTTTATCGGGAAGGTAGTACAGCATTATAAGGCATTGCTGAAACAGCATGAAAACGGAACGGTTCCGGTAACATCCGTCATCCGTCCCCATGCGCTGGACGATGCTGGCTCCATGGCCGCGGCGATGATCAAGGCCCTGCGGGCAGGCGCTGATGAAAAGGTGACGCGTCCGATGATCGATCATTTTATAGACTATATACTGCATAAGGAATTCCGTCTTCCGGATGGAACTTTTGCCAGGAACCGACCTTTGCCTAATACGCTGTGGCTTGATGATTTATACATGAGTTTACCGGCGCTGGCACAGATGGGCCTGCTCTCCGGGCAAACCAGCTATTTTGATGAGGCTGTAAAACAATACCGGCAGTTTGCGGCACGCATGTTTAATGAAACAAAAGGGGTCTATATGCACGGCTGGGTACAGGGGATGGAACCGCACCCGCAGTTCCATTGGGGGCGTGCAAACGGGTGGGCGCTGCTTACAAAAACAGAGCTGCTCGATGCCCTGCCGGCTACCCACCCGGGAAGAAAGGAAATACTAAGCATGTTTCAGAAACATGTGGCCGGGCTCGCGGCGCTCCAGGATAAGACCGGCTTCTGGCACCAGTTGCTGGACCGCAATGATTCCTATCTCGAAACCTCGGCTACGGCCATTTATACCTACTGCATCGCCCGGGGAATCAATAAGGGCTGGCTGGATGCAAGGGCTTACGGACCTGCAGCGTTACTGGCCTGGAATGCAGTAAGTACTAAAGTGACTTCCGGGGGACAGATCGCCGGCGTTTGTGTGGGCACCGGGATGGGCTTTGACCCGGCATTTTATTATTACCGGCCGGTGAACAATTTTGCGGCACATGGTTATGGTCCTGTTTTACTGGCTGGTGCCGAAATCTTCCGGATGCTGCAACAGCATCCATTTGAGATCAATGACAGTGCGGTGCAGATGAAATAG
- a CDS encoding glycosyl hydrolase gives MIRNIICLLIACAVAVIMQAQVSWPQITATSKPWTRWWWEGSAVNEEELTWNLEQYKQAGIGGTEITPIYGIHGQEQKFVDFLSPRWMELFSFTLKESKRLGLGVDLANGTGWPFGGPWVKDADASKSIYYKTYALNGNQQLKEPVLYMQEGFVRTANNKPAIVAAIKNPLPDNKNLQALALDQVQFPGRLPLKTLMAYPDKGAPVDLTAKVEASGKLNWTAPPGAKNWTLYALFEGLHGKMVERAAPGGEGYAIDHFSKQAAANYFKRFDQAFKASDISYLRSFFNDSYEVDDARGQANWTPEFFAEFKKRKGYDLRNELPALFGEDEADKNSRVRYDYRSVIDELLLEHFTMEWKKWSDGKGKMLRNQSHGSPANTLDLYGVVDIPETEGNDILRFKFASSAAHVTGKQLVSSESATWLNEHFLSSWGDVKKAIDLYFLGGINHVFYHGTAYSPREAPWPGWLFYAAVHFQPVNPQWKDFHALNTYIARIQSFLQMGKPDNDLLLYYPIIDRYSAPGNALLQHFDGMEKNFEHTGFEQVSNAMVEKGYGFDFFSDRQLQQFRVASGHIVTGGNQYTAIMLPANHFITDESFGKILALARAGATVLVYKKLPSDVPGLYQLDARRSKLSGLIRQLRFTQQGNAQKAVIGKGSVWVGEDLETLMQAGAIRKEKPADKEIYILRQKNMDGRIYFINNRTERVAEEWLPLTADAASVALFDAMSGEKGLANWRKKENGIEVRVQLQPHASMLVQTFDTKRDGDPFPYKNSAGAAIPVKGNWNLSFLEGGPVLPASQVISTLGSWTDAPGDAVKNFSGTAKYTIAFDRPGNAEQYLLNLGTVHETAEVILNGKSLATLIGPSFTAVIPASALQKTNRLEIVVANRMANRIAYMDREQLPWKIFYNVNMPARLKENGKNGLFNAAHWKPLPSGLLGPVTLTPLQ, from the coding sequence ATGATAAGAAACATAATATGCTTACTGATTGCCTGTGCAGTTGCTGTTATAATGCAGGCACAGGTTAGCTGGCCGCAAATTACAGCAACCAGTAAACCCTGGACCCGTTGGTGGTGGGAGGGAAGTGCGGTAAACGAGGAAGAACTGACCTGGAACCTGGAGCAATACAAGCAGGCTGGCATCGGAGGTACGGAGATCACGCCCATCTACGGTATTCATGGCCAGGAACAAAAATTTGTTGACTTTCTGTCGCCACGCTGGATGGAGTTGTTTTCATTCACGCTTAAAGAAAGCAAACGCCTGGGCCTGGGGGTGGACCTGGCCAACGGCACCGGATGGCCTTTTGGCGGCCCCTGGGTGAAAGATGCCGATGCCAGTAAATCTATCTATTATAAAACCTATGCCTTAAATGGGAATCAACAGTTAAAAGAACCGGTGCTATATATGCAAGAGGGCTTTGTGCGTACCGCCAATAACAAACCGGCAATAGTGGCAGCGATTAAGAACCCGCTTCCGGATAATAAAAACCTGCAGGCACTGGCGCTGGATCAGGTACAGTTTCCGGGACGGCTGCCATTAAAAACACTGATGGCCTACCCGGACAAGGGCGCTCCGGTAGACCTTACCGCAAAAGTGGAAGCATCCGGTAAGCTCAACTGGACGGCCCCTCCGGGCGCAAAAAACTGGACCCTTTATGCATTGTTTGAGGGGTTGCATGGCAAAATGGTAGAGCGGGCCGCACCGGGTGGTGAAGGATATGCTATTGACCACTTTTCAAAGCAGGCTGCAGCAAATTATTTTAAGCGGTTTGATCAGGCGTTTAAAGCATCCGACATCAGTTACCTGCGTTCCTTCTTTAACGACTCGTATGAGGTAGATGATGCACGCGGACAAGCCAACTGGACACCGGAGTTTTTTGCTGAGTTTAAAAAACGGAAAGGCTACGACCTCCGTAATGAGCTGCCGGCGCTCTTTGGGGAAGATGAAGCAGATAAAAACAGCCGTGTACGCTATGACTACCGTTCCGTGATCGACGAACTGTTGCTGGAGCATTTTACAATGGAGTGGAAAAAATGGAGCGATGGAAAAGGAAAGATGCTGCGCAATCAAAGCCATGGCTCACCGGCAAATACGCTGGATCTGTATGGCGTGGTGGATATACCGGAAACGGAGGGAAACGATATCCTGCGCTTTAAATTTGCAAGTTCAGCGGCCCATGTTACCGGTAAGCAACTGGTTTCCTCAGAATCAGCCACCTGGCTCAACGAACATTTTCTTTCATCCTGGGGTGATGTAAAGAAAGCGATCGATCTGTATTTTCTGGGCGGCATCAATCATGTTTTTTATCATGGCACCGCCTACTCACCGAGGGAGGCTCCCTGGCCGGGCTGGTTGTTTTATGCAGCGGTGCATTTTCAGCCGGTTAACCCGCAATGGAAAGACTTCCATGCACTGAACACTTATATCGCACGTATTCAAAGTTTTTTACAGATGGGGAAACCGGATAATGATCTCCTGCTTTATTATCCGATCATCGATCGCTACTCAGCGCCGGGAAACGCATTGTTACAACATTTTGACGGCATGGAGAAAAATTTTGAGCATACCGGTTTTGAACAGGTGTCGAACGCCATGGTTGAAAAAGGATATGGGTTTGACTTTTTTTCAGACCGGCAATTGCAGCAATTCCGGGTTGCATCGGGGCATATCGTCACCGGAGGCAATCAATATACAGCGATCATGCTGCCGGCTAATCATTTTATTACGGATGAAAGCTTTGGCAAAATACTGGCGCTGGCACGGGCCGGTGCAACGGTATTGGTATATAAGAAGCTTCCCTCGGATGTGCCGGGGCTGTATCAGTTGGACGCCCGGCGGAGCAAGCTTTCCGGCCTGATCCGCCAGCTCCGGTTCACCCAACAGGGGAATGCACAGAAGGCTGTCATCGGTAAGGGCTCCGTTTGGGTAGGTGAAGACCTGGAAACCCTGATGCAGGCCGGGGCCATACGAAAAGAAAAGCCGGCAGATAAGGAGATCTACATCCTTCGGCAAAAAAATATGGATGGCCGTATTTATTTTATTAACAATCGCACGGAACGGGTTGCAGAAGAGTGGCTGCCGCTGACGGCTGATGCCGCATCGGTGGCTTTATTTGACGCGATGAGCGGTGAGAAAGGGCTGGCCAACTGGCGTAAAAAAGAAAACGGCATTGAGGTACGGGTGCAGTTGCAGCCTCATGCATCCATGCTGGTTCAGACCTTTGATACCAAACGGGACGGGGATCCGTTTCCTTATAAAAACAGTGCGGGAGCTGCCATCCCCGTTAAGGGAAACTGGAACCTCAGTTTCCTGGAAGGTGGTCCCGTACTGCCCGCAAGCCAGGTCATCAGCACCCTGGGCTCCTGGACGGATGCACCGGGCGATGCCGTAAAGAACTTCTCCGGTACGGCAAAATATACGATTGCTTTTGACAGGCCCGGCAATGCGGAGCAATACCTGCTGAACCTGGGCACGGTGCATGAAACGGCCGAAGTGATCCTGAATGGCAAGAGCCTGGCTACATTGATCGGACCTTCATTTACAGCAGTGATCCCGGCATCGGCGTTGCAGAAAACAAACCGGCTGGAAATTGTGGTAGCCAACCGGATGGCCAACCGCATCGCTTATATGGACCGGGAGCAATTACCCTGGAAAATATTTTACAACGTCAATATGCCAGCCCGGCTAAAGGAAAATGGAAAGAATGGCTTGTTTAATGCAGCGCATTGGAAGCCCTTGCCCTCCGGCCTTCTGGGCCCTGTTACGCTTACGCCCTTACAATAA
- the rhaM gene encoding L-rhamnose mutarotase, translating into MPGNMQRIAFKMKLFKGYEAEYKKRHGALWPELQQLLKQTGISDYSIFLDEGTCDLFGILKIEQGRTMEDLPAHPVMQKWWAYMCDIMETNTDQSPVSVPLQEVFYLE; encoded by the coding sequence ATGCCTGGTAATATGCAACGGATTGCTTTTAAAATGAAATTATTTAAAGGATATGAAGCTGAATACAAAAAAAGACACGGCGCTCTGTGGCCCGAATTGCAGCAGCTGCTAAAACAAACAGGTATCAGCGATTACAGCATTTTTCTAGACGAGGGGACCTGCGATTTGTTTGGTATATTAAAGATTGAACAGGGGCGCACCATGGAAGATCTGCCCGCGCACCCGGTAATGCAGAAGTGGTGGGCCTATATGTGCGATATCATGGAAACGAATACCGACCAGTCGCCGGTATCCGTTCCGCTTCAGGAAGTATTCTATCTTGAATAA
- a CDS encoding sulfatase-like hydrolase/transferase codes for MILTLGDNLGYGDIGVYGQWRIKTSNIGQPVQEGTMFKSFYPGAAVCTPSRLPLMTAYPDIVLAKAAVMETGIFRNAGFPVEGRLEKANSTV; via the coding sequence ATGATATTGACCCTAGGGGATAACCTGGGTTATGGCGATATCGGCGTTTACGGACAGTGGCGGATCAAAACCTCAAACATCGGTCAACCGGTGCAAGAAGGAACCATGTTCAAATCGTTTTATCCAGGCGCTGCGGTTTGTACACCATCCCGGTTGCCCCTGATGACGGCATATCCGGATATTGTTTTGGCAAAAGCGGCTGTTATGGAAACGGGTATATTCAGAAACGCCGGTTTCCCGGTAGAAGGCCGACTGGAAAAAGCAAATAGCACCGTATGA
- a CDS encoding ArsR/SmtB family transcription factor — translation MIIRRDVFQAIADPTRRQIIDLLAHEPLNVNAIAEQFDVSRQAVSVHVKILAECGLLVIRREGRERYCEAQLHKLSEVASWAAQYKKFWEGRFGALDRYLNTVKTKKSTNGKGTKPR, via the coding sequence ATGATCATCAGGCGTGATGTTTTCCAGGCAATAGCCGACCCTACAAGGAGACAGATTATTGATCTCCTGGCTCATGAGCCGCTCAATGTAAATGCTATTGCTGAACAATTTGACGTAAGCCGGCAGGCTGTTTCCGTACATGTAAAGATCCTTGCGGAATGCGGGCTGCTGGTGATCCGCCGGGAAGGAAGGGAACGGTATTGTGAAGCACAACTGCATAAGTTAAGCGAAGTAGCATCCTGGGCAGCGCAATATAAAAAATTCTGGGAGGGCCGGTTTGGCGCCCTGGATCGTTATTTGAATACAGTAAAAACTAAAAAATCTACAAATGGAAAAGGTACAAAGCCCCGCTGA
- a CDS encoding SRPBCC family protein has translation MEKVQSPAEMTSQEVWITHVFNADPQTVFRAWTDPNQLAQWYAPDGCTITFKKADIRKGGHYHSCIHHPVHGDCWCKGTYLEMEAPRKLVFTAEVTDAQGNDIDPVTAGMPADWPAKTTVTLEFKPLGTQTEMILHQTVAASLAKATGAFPSWIEMFNRLNQQL, from the coding sequence ATGGAAAAGGTACAAAGCCCCGCTGAAATGACTTCACAGGAAGTATGGATCACCCATGTTTTTAATGCAGACCCGCAAACCGTTTTCCGGGCCTGGACGGATCCCAATCAATTGGCCCAATGGTACGCGCCCGATGGCTGCACCATCACTTTTAAAAAAGCGGATATCCGGAAAGGAGGTCATTACCACTCCTGTATTCATCACCCGGTACACGGTGATTGCTGGTGCAAGGGAACCTATTTGGAAATGGAAGCACCCCGGAAACTTGTTTTTACAGCGGAAGTTACAGATGCGCAGGGAAATGACATCGATCCCGTAACCGCCGGCATGCCGGCGGACTGGCCGGCTAAGACCACGGTAACCCTGGAATTTAAACCGCTGGGTACTCAAACAGAAATGATCCTGCATCAAACCGTAGCCGCATCGCTGGCAAAAGCAACCGGGGCCTTTCCGAGCTGGATTGAAATGTTTAACCGCCTCAACCAGCAGTTATGA
- a CDS encoding alpha/beta fold hydrolase, which yields MKPIWIFSVLFLCYTAKAGAHTFPPINNAWLLHDTVPLKASYSKVNGIKMYYEIYGKGAPLVLLHGGGSTIQTTFGKVIPLLAQHRQLICVELQAHGRTEDRNTPLSFDQDADDVAALLQNLAVPKADIFGFSNGGNTALKIAIRHPQLCNRIIAGSVLLKRNGTAPQFWEAMQNARFEQMPQVYKTAFLRVTPDRTKLVNLFQRCASRMNHFTDFSDAAISSIKAPVLFINGDADVGSTEHIAAMARLVPHSQLAIIPGGHGAYIGEQAASRPGDTLYRSVIPILMQFLDGK from the coding sequence ATGAAACCCATATGGATCTTCTCTGTTTTATTCCTCTGTTATACCGCAAAAGCGGGCGCCCATACCTTTCCTCCGATAAACAATGCGTGGCTTCTGCACGATACGGTTCCTTTAAAAGCCAGCTACTCTAAGGTGAACGGAATTAAAATGTACTACGAAATATATGGAAAGGGCGCTCCCCTGGTGTTGCTTCATGGCGGCGGCTCTACCATACAAACAACCTTCGGGAAGGTGATCCCGCTGCTGGCACAGCACCGGCAACTGATTTGTGTAGAGCTACAAGCCCATGGCCGCACAGAAGACCGTAATACACCTCTATCATTTGATCAGGACGCAGACGATGTAGCTGCGCTATTACAAAACCTCGCTGTTCCAAAGGCCGATATTTTTGGATTTAGCAATGGGGGAAACACGGCGCTTAAAATAGCTATCCGGCATCCGCAGCTTTGCAACAGGATCATTGCCGGCTCCGTTTTATTAAAACGCAACGGAACCGCCCCGCAATTCTGGGAAGCGATGCAAAACGCCCGCTTTGAGCAAATGCCCCAGGTATATAAAACCGCCTTTCTTCGTGTTACGCCGGACCGCACAAAACTGGTCAATCTCTTTCAGCGCTGTGCCAGCCGGATGAACCACTTTACCGATTTCAGCGATGCAGCAATCAGCTCCATAAAGGCTCCGGTGCTCTTTATCAACGGCGATGCAGACGTGGGTAGCACGGAGCACATTGCGGCTATGGCAAGACTTGTTCCGCATAGTCAGCTTGCGATCATCCCAGGAGGCCATGGGGCCTATATCGGTGAACAGGCTGCATCACGGCCCGGCGATACCCTATACCGGTCTGTAATACCGATTTTGATGCAATTCCTCGATGGAAAGTAG
- a CDS encoding FAD-dependent oxidoreductase, which translates to MNRDAFTTTLWQDDFNIRIPGEEISHDVFDVIIIGAGITGITTGLRLQQAGKRCLILEAHTACFGTTSATTAHLNTVLDASYPELIKKFGTDNALLIAQGAKEAISLIRAHIEQYQIDCDFEEKTGYLYAQNKEEDAQLEKMLEGMLAVGIEARPSLTTPVPVPFTTAIRVPGQAQFHPLKYLSALLLQFLLAGGAVREATMVQAVEQQDGIQEISSTTGRYRATHVVYATHIPPGVNLLHFRCAPYRSYVLGVELADHAYPDALVYDIEDPYHYFRTARHQGAPVLIVGGEDHKTGHEVNTEQVFRELEAYARRFFKIAAVPYRWSSQYYEPADGLPYIGLLPGNNDHLYVATGYSGNGMIFGTLAGRILCDLITGNDTPYADLLAPSRIKPVAGFSNFIKENADVVKHFIGDRLSAGTLEAFAGLSVGEGRVVNYENQSIAVYKDEQGRLFTLDPVCPHAGCMVQWNPAERSWDCPCHGSRFDITGAVLNGPAQKALQPLST; encoded by the coding sequence ATGAACAGAGACGCTTTTACCACCACCCTTTGGCAAGACGATTTTAATATCCGCATTCCCGGGGAAGAAATCAGCCATGATGTATTTGATGTCATCATCATCGGGGCAGGAATTACAGGTATTACAACTGGCTTGCGCTTGCAACAAGCCGGGAAAAGATGCCTGATCCTCGAAGCCCATACCGCTTGTTTCGGTACCACATCTGCCACCACCGCCCACCTGAACACGGTACTGGATGCCTCGTACCCCGAACTGATCAAAAAATTTGGTACCGACAATGCACTACTAATAGCACAGGGCGCCAAAGAGGCCATTTCCCTGATCAGAGCGCATATTGAGCAATACCAGATTGACTGCGATTTTGAAGAAAAAACAGGCTACCTGTATGCACAGAACAAAGAGGAAGATGCCCAATTAGAAAAGATGCTCGAAGGAATGCTTGCCGTGGGGATCGAAGCCAGGCCCAGCCTTACAACGCCGGTACCGGTGCCATTTACAACAGCCATCCGGGTTCCGGGGCAGGCCCAGTTTCATCCTTTAAAATACCTGTCGGCCCTGTTGCTGCAATTCCTGCTGGCCGGCGGAGCGGTCAGGGAAGCAACAATGGTACAAGCCGTGGAACAGCAAGATGGTATCCAGGAGATCAGTTCAACAACCGGCCGGTACCGGGCCACCCATGTCGTATATGCCACCCATATTCCCCCGGGTGTCAACCTGCTGCATTTCCGGTGCGCTCCTTACCGCTCTTATGTGTTGGGAGTTGAGCTGGCAGATCATGCTTATCCAGACGCGTTGGTATATGATATCGAAGATCCTTATCATTATTTCAGAACGGCCCGGCACCAGGGAGCACCGGTGCTGATTGTTGGCGGAGAAGATCATAAAACCGGACATGAAGTGAACACGGAGCAGGTCTTCCGGGAACTGGAAGCTTATGCCCGAAGGTTTTTTAAAATTGCAGCTGTTCCTTACCGGTGGTCGTCTCAATATTACGAGCCGGCGGATGGCCTGCCCTATATCGGCTTGCTTCCGGGCAATAACGACCACCTGTATGTAGCAACCGGCTATAGCGGCAATGGGATGATCTTCGGAACATTGGCGGGTCGGATTCTTTGCGACCTGATTACCGGTAACGATACCCCTTATGCAGACTTGCTGGCTCCTTCCCGGATAAAGCCGGTGGCCGGTTTTAGTAATTTTATAAAAGAAAACGCGGATGTGGTAAAACATTTTATCGGTGACCGCCTGTCTGCTGGCACCCTGGAAGCATTTGCCGGGCTAAGTGTCGGGGAAGGCCGTGTGGTTAACTATGAAAACCAGTCCATCGCCGTGTACAAAGATGAACAAGGCAGGCTTTTCACACTGGATCCGGTATGCCCTCATGCCGGTTGTATGGTGCAATGGAATCCAGCTGAGCGAAGCTGGGATTGCCCTTGTCATGGCTCCCGTTTTGATATCACCGGTGCTGTATTGAACGGACCGGCTCAAAAAGCATTGCAGCCGTTATCCACATAA
- a CDS encoding NAD(P)/FAD-dependent oxidoreductase, with product MLHHKGKVIIVGAGIAGLSAAYYLLKDGWEVCLLEKGDGTNNCSYGNAGMIVPSHFTPLAAPGIVAQGLKWMLNSKSPFYIRPSLNVSLIDWGLKFLRHANEKHVQRNAEAIRDLNGYSSRLYDDLAAEEGFDFELRQNGILMLYQTKAVQQEEMELAAAAQQLGLHTEVLGPDGVQALEPDLKINALGGVWYACDGILYPPKLMQQLTHYLLTCGVEIRYHTEVSGFRLSGNRITEVITSKGNYRADEMVIAGGAALPKLVSGLQLKLPLMPGKGYSFMHEPEGATAMKHGALLLEARVAVTPMNHQIRFSGTMELGPANDRIYKNRVKGIVESIPRYFPELKVSYPDDIWFGYRPCPPDGLPYLGRTRQYQNLSIAGGGGMMGLSLGPAFGKTIADLLSGTPAATAITGFSPDRFY from the coding sequence ATGTTGCATCATAAAGGAAAAGTCATAATAGTGGGAGCGGGGATCGCCGGGCTTTCGGCCGCTTATTACCTGCTAAAAGACGGGTGGGAAGTATGCTTGCTGGAAAAAGGGGATGGTACCAACAACTGCTCTTATGGCAATGCCGGTATGATTGTGCCCAGCCATTTTACACCGCTGGCCGCACCGGGTATCGTGGCGCAGGGATTGAAATGGATGCTGAACAGCAAGAGCCCTTTTTATATACGGCCTTCATTAAATGTATCGCTGATCGACTGGGGACTCAAATTTCTGCGGCATGCCAACGAAAAGCATGTACAACGGAATGCCGAAGCGATCCGGGATCTGAATGGTTACAGCAGCCGGTTATATGATGATCTTGCTGCTGAAGAGGGATTCGATTTTGAGCTCCGGCAAAACGGTATCCTGATGTTGTATCAAACAAAGGCTGTACAGCAGGAGGAAATGGAACTGGCCGCAGCTGCCCAACAGCTGGGTTTGCATACCGAAGTACTGGGCCCGGACGGCGTGCAGGCGTTGGAACCGGATCTGAAAATAAATGCATTGGGTGGCGTGTGGTACGCTTGTGACGGCATCCTGTACCCACCCAAGCTCATGCAGCAGCTGACCCATTACCTGTTGACCTGCGGAGTGGAGATCCGGTATCACACTGAGGTCAGCGGCTTCCGGCTATCCGGTAACAGGATCACCGAAGTGATCACATCCAAAGGAAATTACCGTGCCGATGAGATGGTGATCGCCGGAGGTGCCGCATTGCCCAAGCTGGTTTCCGGCCTGCAGCTAAAGCTGCCGCTGATGCCGGGTAAGGGCTATTCCTTTATGCATGAACCCGAGGGTGCAACGGCTATGAAACACGGCGCACTACTACTGGAAGCGCGGGTAGCTGTAACCCCCATGAACCACCAAATCCGTTTTAGTGGCACAATGGAATTGGGACCGGCCAATGACCGGATCTATAAAAACCGCGTGAAAGGGATCGTAGAGTCCATCCCACGGTATTTTCCGGAGTTAAAAGTATCTTATCCGGACGATATATGGTTTGGTTACCGGCCCTGTCCGCCGGACGGCTTGCCTTATCTTGGAAGAACCCGGCAGTATCAGAACCTGAGTATTGCCGGCGGCGGCGGCATGATGGGACTGAGCCTGGGGCCTGCATTTGGTAAAACCATTGCAGATCTGTTGTCCGGAACGCCGGCAGCTACTGCAATTACGGGATTTAGCCCGGACCGGTTCTATTGA
- a CDS encoding 4-hydroxyproline epimerase: MRKTFFCIDAHTCGCAVRLVTGGVPFLNGNSMMERRLHFMETYDWIRKGLMFEPRGHDMMSGSILYPPADPANDVGVLYIETSGCLPMCGHGTIGTVTIAVEEGLVIPKTLGKLRLETPAGLVLIDYIQEGKKVKSVKLTNVKSFLYKEGLTVDCPGLGEIAADVAYGGNFYAIVDPQKNFKDIAGFTAAQLIHYGKMIRKLLNEKYEFLHPEDPHIRGLSHIQWTGKPLKAGSTGRNAVLVGENALDRSPCGTGTCARMAQWYAKGKLRPGEDFIHESYIGSQFTGRIEQETAMLERAAIIPSVEGWALITGYNQIIIDDDDPYKEGFQVL, encoded by the coding sequence ATGCGAAAAACATTTTTTTGTATCGATGCGCATACCTGTGGTTGTGCCGTAAGATTGGTGACAGGTGGTGTGCCCTTCCTTAACGGCAATTCTATGATGGAACGCCGGCTTCATTTTATGGAAACCTACGACTGGATCCGCAAGGGATTGATGTTTGAACCCCGTGGGCACGACATGATGAGCGGCAGTATACTTTATCCGCCGGCTGATCCTGCAAACGATGTGGGTGTGTTATATATCGAAACCAGCGGATGTTTGCCGATGTGCGGGCATGGAACCATCGGAACGGTTACCATCGCTGTTGAGGAAGGGCTGGTTATACCAAAGACCCTGGGGAAACTCCGGCTGGAAACGCCTGCAGGCCTGGTGTTGATCGATTACATACAGGAAGGGAAAAAAGTGAAATCGGTCAAGCTGACCAACGTAAAATCCTTTTTATATAAGGAAGGGCTTACGGTAGATTGCCCCGGCTTGGGCGAGATTGCAGCGGATGTAGCCTATGGCGGCAATTTTTACGCGATCGTGGACCCGCAAAAAAACTTTAAAGACATCGCCGGTTTTACGGCGGCACAGCTGATCCACTACGGCAAGATGATCCGGAAATTGCTGAATGAAAAATATGAATTCCTGCATCCTGAAGATCCGCATATCCGGGGACTGAGTCATATCCAGTGGACGGGTAAACCCTTAAAAGCCGGCTCAACCGGAAGGAATGCGGTGCTGGTGGGTGAGAATGCGCTCGACCGCTCTCCCTGCGGTACGGGCACTTGTGCAAGGATGGCGCAATGGTATGCGAAGGGCAAACTCCGGCCGGGAGAAGATTTCATCCATGAAAGCTATATCGGCTCACAGTTTACCGGCCGGATTGAGCAGGAAACGGCGATGCTTGAAAGAGCAGCCATTATCCCCTCAGTGGAAGGGTGGGCGCTGATCACCGGCTATAACCAGATCATCATTGACGATGATGATCCCTACAAGGAAGGGTTCCAGGTGTTATAA